The following are encoded in a window of Halorarum salinum genomic DNA:
- a CDS encoding class I SAM-dependent methyltransferase — protein sequence MASHFAETRAYPWPEVESFLEGRTARRGLDVGCGNGRHVEALADRVEHVVGVDVSGGLLREAVDRARERSYLGQFAAVRGDAATLPFREDAFEVAVYVAALHHLGTRERRVGSLSELSRVLAPGGRGLVSAWSTESERFDREEGFDTAVDWTLPGGETVPRYYHVYDPDEFRSDLDASALRTVEAFVSSGNCYAVVAPPGDGCPGPAHGRTRL from the coding sequence ATCGCGTCCCACTTCGCGGAGACGAGGGCGTACCCGTGGCCGGAGGTGGAGTCGTTCCTCGAGGGTCGGACGGCCCGCCGCGGCCTGGACGTCGGTTGCGGGAACGGACGCCACGTCGAGGCGCTCGCGGACCGCGTCGAGCACGTCGTGGGCGTCGACGTGAGCGGGGGGCTCCTCCGGGAGGCCGTCGACCGGGCCCGGGAGCGGAGTTACCTCGGGCAGTTCGCGGCGGTACGGGGGGACGCCGCGACGCTCCCGTTCCGCGAGGACGCGTTCGAGGTGGCCGTCTACGTCGCCGCGCTCCACCACCTCGGGACGCGGGAGCGCCGGGTCGGCTCGCTCTCCGAACTCTCGCGGGTGCTCGCTCCCGGCGGGCGTGGGCTGGTCAGCGCGTGGAGCACCGAGAGCGAGCGGTTCGACCGGGAGGAGGGGTTCGACACGGCCGTCGACTGGACGCTCCCGGGCGGGGAGACGGTCCCCCGGTACTACCACGTCTACGACCCCGACGAGTTCCGGTCCGACCTCGACGCGAGCGCCCTCCGGACGGTCGAGGCGTTCGTCTCCAGCGGGAACTGCTACGCGGTCGTCGCCCCCCCCGGTGACGGCTGCCCGGGGCCGGCGCACGGACGGACGCGACTTTAA
- a CDS encoding sulfatase-like hydrolase/transferase, with product MALREKMKRAVEQPDLVFQPLNRLYYNVTNETEFNDRGIDVLQEDWDNLIILDACRYDFFEEHCTLDGNLEKRISKAAATEEFLRATFGNRTIRDLVYVSSNPQYERLKTEIDAEVFKYIATEKDALDGLSVYPETVTDDALDAAEDHPDKRLMVHYMQPHQPYLAGGGEEIDYGMGLVATMKKNDLTQAEVREAYRANLDYVLEEVTRLIDSLEGKTVITADHGEILGERQRPFPARTFSHPTGIYIKETVEVPWFIVDRGERKDIVPEAPVRDEVEESVEEVDSHLRDLGYLD from the coding sequence ATGGCCCTGCGTGAAAAGATGAAGAGAGCGGTAGAACAGCCGGATTTGGTATTCCAGCCACTAAACAGGCTGTACTACAACGTCACCAATGAAACCGAATTCAATGACCGCGGTATCGATGTTCTCCAAGAGGATTGGGACAATCTAATTATTTTAGACGCGTGCCGGTACGACTTCTTCGAAGAACACTGCACACTCGACGGCAACCTTGAAAAGCGAATTTCCAAAGCAGCAGCCACTGAAGAGTTCCTCCGAGCGACGTTTGGGAACCGCACGATCCGCGATCTCGTGTATGTCTCGTCAAATCCGCAGTATGAACGGTTGAAAACTGAGATCGATGCGGAAGTATTCAAATACATTGCGACCGAGAAGGACGCACTTGACGGGCTTTCGGTTTACCCAGAGACCGTTACGGACGACGCGTTGGACGCCGCCGAGGACCATCCTGACAAACGCCTCATGGTCCACTATATGCAGCCCCACCAGCCCTACCTCGCAGGTGGCGGTGAGGAAATCGACTATGGAATGGGGTTGGTGGCGACAATGAAGAAGAATGATCTTACGCAGGCGGAGGTTCGAGAGGCGTACCGGGCGAATCTCGACTATGTTCTGGAGGAAGTGACTCGCCTCATCGACAGCCTTGAAGGGAAGACAGTCATCACCGCAGACCATGGAGAAATATTAGGAGAACGGCAACGGCCGTTCCCCGCGCGAACATTCTCGCACCCCACTGGAATCTATATCAAGGAGACGGTTGAGGTTCCCTGGTTCATCGTGGACCGTGGCGAGCGCAAAGACATCGTTCCAGAGGCTCCGGTCAGAGACGAGGTGGAGGAGAGCGTCGAAGAAGTGGACAGCCACCTCCGCGACTTGGGGTATCTCGATTGA
- a CDS encoding DUF7344 domain-containing protein, translating into MSTSDDRALKQSPTRNSSTVNRSESDGVGGEEAEENPQVLGGLQSGNDPEDLWDTMGSQRRRRSVEYCATREGVMIGDLADHNAALENDCPADQLDAQQRKRVYIALLQNHLPLLDEANIIDWDGPQDTVSRGDEFVTAHLAVETMQEIDAGEFRRQNEPAGLVGGLKAKLWGSA; encoded by the coding sequence ATGAGCACATCAGACGACAGGGCACTTAAACAAAGCCCCACGAGAAACAGTAGCACAGTAAACAGGTCTGAGAGCGACGGTGTCGGAGGCGAGGAGGCCGAAGAGAACCCGCAGGTGTTGGGCGGCCTCCAGAGCGGCAATGATCCCGAGGACCTCTGGGACACGATGGGCTCCCAGCGCCGGAGACGGTCCGTCGAATACTGCGCCACGCGCGAGGGCGTGATGATCGGCGACCTCGCCGACCACAACGCCGCGCTGGAGAACGACTGTCCTGCCGACCAGCTCGACGCCCAGCAGCGCAAGCGCGTCTACATCGCGCTCCTTCAGAACCACCTCCCGCTCCTCGACGAGGCGAACATCATCGACTGGGACGGTCCCCAGGATACGGTCTCGCGTGGCGACGAGTTCGTCACCGCACACCTCGCTGTCGAGACGATGCAGGAGATCGACGCCGGCGAGTTCCGCCGGCAAAACGAGCCGGCCGGACTCGTCGGTGGGCTAAAGGCGAAGCTGTGGGGGTCCGCATGA
- a CDS encoding site-specific integrase produces MGNLEDFQNFGRQLRKELDAVDDHDEVDRPYIKRFVTAIDGHVAESTLAVYLRNLRRVSDLTDEPLIDLDEAGLDSYVFDWRRDPALGQGDDPGFSEGTIRNYQFAVTKFLDTIDVEAEWVEDYDLVAPPQNNVEPEDMLTPEDVAALAEGANNLRDIALIEFLADTGARLSLVGSLRVGDVDLEGVRATYSPNPNATGLKGATVMSYPIIDSKTILQTYLRSTHPRPEREDVAFFHRIGGNHNTDEDDAGAISPQNIRGQLRKAADHAGIDKPVNPHNFRHSAITRMRREGWDRGEIEHRVHWSVDTDMWATYEHISGEQHNEAIWRHAGIVEEDEDGPDRQRIPCPNCREPLAPGHQYCNRCGEPADGATRRLKQQAIGSLADAMADLSEQERRAFLSESLQRLDEDASMLGAHESPSQQSDS; encoded by the coding sequence ATGGGCAACCTGGAGGACTTCCAGAACTTCGGCCGGCAACTCCGAAAGGAGCTCGACGCCGTCGACGACCACGACGAGGTAGACCGACCCTACATCAAGCGGTTCGTCACCGCCATCGACGGCCACGTCGCCGAGTCGACGCTCGCTGTCTACCTCCGGAATCTCCGCCGTGTCTCCGACCTCACCGACGAGCCCCTCATCGACCTCGACGAGGCGGGTCTCGACAGCTACGTCTTCGACTGGCGACGCGATCCCGCGCTCGGGCAGGGTGACGACCCAGGCTTCTCCGAGGGGACCATCCGCAACTACCAGTTCGCCGTGACGAAGTTCCTCGACACGATCGACGTCGAGGCGGAGTGGGTCGAGGACTACGACCTCGTCGCACCCCCACAGAACAACGTCGAACCCGAGGACATGCTTACTCCCGAGGACGTCGCCGCACTCGCCGAGGGGGCGAACAACCTCCGCGACATCGCGCTCATCGAGTTCCTCGCCGACACGGGCGCCCGCCTCTCGCTCGTCGGGTCGCTCCGCGTCGGCGACGTCGACCTCGAGGGCGTCCGCGCCACCTACTCGCCGAACCCGAACGCGACCGGCCTGAAGGGCGCGACAGTCATGTCCTACCCCATCATCGACTCGAAGACCATCCTCCAGACCTACCTCCGGTCGACGCACCCGCGCCCGGAGCGTGAGGACGTCGCCTTCTTCCACCGTATCGGCGGGAACCACAACACCGACGAGGACGACGCCGGTGCCATCTCCCCGCAGAACATCCGCGGGCAGCTGCGGAAGGCCGCGGACCACGCGGGGATCGACAAGCCCGTCAACCCCCACAACTTCCGCCACTCGGCAATCACGCGGATGCGTCGCGAGGGCTGGGACCGCGGCGAGATCGAGCACCGCGTCCACTGGTCGGTCGACACCGACATGTGGGCCACCTACGAGCACATCTCCGGCGAGCAGCACAACGAGGCGATCTGGCGCCACGCCGGCATCGTCGAGGAGGACGAGGACGGGCCGGACCGCCAGCGCATCCCCTGTCCGAACTGTCGCGAACCACTCGCTCCCGGTCACCAGTACTGCAACCGGTGTGGTGAGCCCGCTGACGGGGCGACGCGGCGTCTGAAACAGCAGGCCATCGGCTCGCTCGCAGACGCCATGGCCGACCTCTCCGAGCAGGAGCGGCGGGCGTTCCTCTCCGAGTCGCTCCAGCGCCTCGACGAGGACGCCAGCATGCTGGGGGCTCACGAGTCGCCCTCCCAGCAGTCCGACTCCTGA
- a CDS encoding helix-turn-helix domain-containing protein has protein sequence MKAEDLREVDGRILDALKENRYNAPLLADELGYSKQYIRERLADLRRHEHVRSLGYGLYEFQSDPRNNEPNESG, from the coding sequence ATGAAAGCCGAAGACCTCCGCGAGGTTGATGGGCGAATCCTGGACGCACTGAAGGAGAACCGATACAACGCCCCGCTGCTCGCTGACGAGCTTGGCTACTCCAAGCAGTACATCCGCGAGCGACTGGCCGACCTGCGACGCCACGAGCACGTGCGCTCGCTCGGCTACGGGCTGTACGAGTTCCAGAGTGACCCGAGGAACAATGAGCCAAACGAATCAGGATAA
- a CDS encoding DNA polymerase sliding clamp, translated as MSVAEQRETFEAIIDAQVLQQTIDTLQAVVQEAIFTLDEDGIRAAAVDPGNVAMTRVDLDAAAFESYWADGGRIGVNLTRLDDIVSKANADDIIHLELDEETRKLNIRFRNVDVSMALIDPDAIRKEPDLPNLDDKWHADLHVEAAMLSEAVDIADLISDHVRFRSVADEGVLHVEAQGDTDDSDVTVEGDDLLPGSEIGEDCNSLLSLGYFTDLFKPVPNDAEVRLRHGTEHPVLFEYEFADGHGFAEGFQAPRVEAR; from the coding sequence ATGAGCGTCGCCGAACAGCGGGAGACGTTCGAGGCGATCATCGACGCACAGGTGCTCCAGCAGACCATCGACACGCTTCAGGCGGTCGTGCAGGAGGCCATCTTCACACTCGACGAGGATGGCATCCGGGCGGCCGCGGTCGACCCCGGAAACGTCGCCATGACGCGCGTCGATCTCGACGCGGCGGCGTTCGAGTCCTACTGGGCGGACGGCGGTCGCATCGGCGTGAACCTCACGCGCCTGGACGACATCGTCAGCAAGGCGAACGCGGACGACATCATCCATCTCGAACTTGACGAGGAGACGCGGAAGCTCAACATCCGTTTCCGGAACGTCGATGTGAGCATGGCGCTGATCGACCCCGACGCGATTCGGAAAGAACCCGACCTTCCGAATCTCGACGACAAGTGGCACGCCGACCTGCACGTCGAGGCGGCCATGCTCTCGGAGGCGGTCGACATTGCTGACCTCATTTCGGACCACGTCCGCTTCCGCAGCGTCGCCGACGAGGGAGTGCTGCACGTCGAGGCGCAGGGCGACACCGACGACTCGGACGTGACCGTCGAGGGGGATGACCTCCTCCCGGGGAGCGAAATCGGCGAGGACTGCAACTCGCTTCTGTCGCTGGGTTACTTCACCGACCTGTTCAAGCCGGTTCCGAACGACGCCGAGGTGCGTCTGCGACACGGGACGGAACACCCGGTGCTGTTCGAGTACGAATTCGCCGACGGTCACGGGTTCGCTGAGGGCTTTCAGGCCCCGCGGGTCGAGGCGAGGTGA
- a CDS encoding MFS transporter, which produces MARFGNSVALLRNREFAALAGTAFARSQAYSTILIALALYAEAFGTTGFVEGLFGTAFALVQLCIVLPLGRKVDTGNAKRYLLAGFLVNVATFVGFVLVQSPEHVILVRMVQGLGASMLWITGATVVGEISPDGERGRWLGSYNQFASVSSLAGDLLGGYLLYAYGFTETYVVLTLITLATFVLVYAFLRDDPGGRKDPEEAGGIETFRSLVGLGMLRALVTFRFTFSVGKMAVIIFLPIYARTEFGISAFAIGWIMAGGKATKALTQGFVGDLTDRLGRKHHFVAVGALTYGLGTAAIPLAAHFEGTLDPVEITYLGDTQVLGGAFFALFAAYSVLGIADSIRLPASMALFVEEGEQYDSVASAMSLRSISWKVGQVVGPVVVGTVMDIVSTEAGFLLAAGFIGFATTAFVIQSRLAARAERRAAATSAVGDD; this is translated from the coding sequence GTGGCACGCTTCGGCAACTCCGTCGCGCTCCTCCGGAACAGGGAGTTCGCGGCGCTCGCGGGGACGGCGTTCGCGCGCAGTCAGGCGTACTCGACCATCCTCATCGCGCTCGCGCTGTACGCGGAGGCGTTCGGCACGACGGGGTTCGTCGAGGGGCTGTTCGGCACGGCGTTCGCGCTCGTCCAGCTCTGCATCGTGCTCCCGCTCGGCCGAAAGGTCGACACGGGGAACGCGAAGCGCTACCTGCTCGCCGGCTTCCTCGTCAACGTCGCGACGTTCGTCGGGTTCGTGCTCGTCCAGAGCCCCGAACACGTCATCCTCGTCCGGATGGTCCAGGGGCTCGGCGCGTCGATGCTTTGGATCACCGGCGCGACGGTCGTCGGCGAGATCAGCCCCGACGGCGAGCGCGGGCGCTGGCTCGGCTCGTACAACCAGTTCGCCTCGGTCTCCTCGCTCGCGGGCGATCTGCTCGGCGGCTACCTGCTGTACGCGTACGGCTTCACCGAGACGTACGTCGTCCTCACGCTCATCACGCTGGCGACGTTCGTGCTCGTCTACGCCTTCCTCCGGGACGACCCCGGCGGCCGGAAGGACCCCGAGGAAGCGGGGGGGATCGAGACGTTCCGCTCGCTCGTCGGCCTCGGGATGCTCCGCGCGCTGGTCACCTTTCGGTTCACCTTCAGCGTCGGCAAGATGGCCGTCATCATCTTCCTCCCCATCTACGCGCGGACGGAGTTCGGCATCTCCGCGTTCGCCATCGGCTGGATCATGGCCGGCGGGAAGGCGACGAAGGCGCTGACGCAGGGGTTCGTCGGCGACCTCACCGACCGGCTTGGCCGGAAACACCACTTCGTCGCCGTGGGGGCGCTCACGTACGGACTCGGGACGGCGGCAATCCCGCTCGCGGCCCACTTCGAGGGGACGCTCGACCCGGTCGAGATCACGTACCTCGGGGACACGCAGGTGCTCGGCGGCGCGTTCTTCGCGCTGTTCGCGGCCTACTCCGTCCTCGGTATCGCCGACTCCATCCGCCTCCCGGCGAGCATGGCGCTGTTCGTCGAGGAGGGCGAGCAGTACGACTCCGTCGCGAGCGCGATGTCGCTCCGCTCGATCTCCTGGAAGGTCGGACAGGTCGTCGGCCCGGTCGTCGTCGGCACGGTGATGGACATCGTCTCGACGGAGGCCGGGTTCCTCCTCGCCGCGGGGTTCATCGGCTTCGCGACGACCGCGTTCGTGATCCAGTCGCGCTTGGCCGCACGGGCGGAGCGGCGGGCGGCGGCCACCTCGGCCGTCGGCGACGACTGA
- a CDS encoding nucleotidyltransferase domain-containing protein, whose protein sequence is MSEESTAAIHRNEVNQIRESKPRLHIDDVDQEHREAVRDAIEDCIRRNFQPLDPDLTVDEVYVYGSFAEGEATETFSDLDLRVILDTDALDEETASVIAKTLKHAVTTEVAGGAPFGYVDPQCYPTWSDAAEGEVVL, encoded by the coding sequence ATGAGTGAGGAATCTACCGCCGCAATCCACCGGAATGAAGTCAACCAGATTCGGGAGAGCAAGCCGCGGCTTCACATCGACGACGTCGATCAGGAGCACCGGGAGGCTGTCCGCGACGCCATCGAGGACTGCATCCGCCGGAACTTCCAGCCGCTCGACCCGGATCTAACCGTCGACGAAGTCTACGTCTACGGCAGTTTCGCCGAGGGCGAGGCGACGGAGACGTTCAGCGACCTCGACCTCCGGGTGATTCTCGACACGGACGCCCTCGATGAAGAGACGGCGAGCGTCATCGCGAAGACGCTGAAGCACGCGGTCACGACGGAAGTGGCCGGGGGCGCTCCGTTCGGCTACGTTGACCCGCAGTGCTATCCCACGTGGTCGGACGCCGCTGAGGGCGAGGTGGTACTGTGA
- a CDS encoding type IV toxin-antitoxin system AbiEi family antitoxin domain-containing protein has protein sequence MRQPAEWMVPADDRILELIRENGNLTPGAIEAFGGPVADHASRRAKELSRHGLLDQIHRGLYAITDEGLAYLDEELDASELEPRD, from the coding sequence ATGCGCCAGCCTGCGGAGTGGATGGTTCCCGCAGATGACCGAATTCTCGAACTTATTAGAGAAAATGGGAACCTCACGCCTGGCGCGATCGAGGCGTTCGGCGGGCCGGTCGCCGACCACGCCAGCCGACGTGCGAAGGAACTCTCTCGGCATGGGCTCCTCGATCAAATCCACCGCGGCCTGTACGCCATCACCGACGAAGGGCTCGCCTACCTCGACGAGGAGCTCGACGCCAGCGAGCTCGAGCCGCGGGACTAA
- a CDS encoding glutathione-independent formaldehyde dehydrogenase, translating to MGTDAVVYHDPYDVSVEEVEDPELEGPNDALVEVTTTAICGSDLHMYEGRAGADPGMVFGHEFMGTVREVGEGVETLSPGDRVVLPFNVSCGHCRNCEAGYTGFCTNVESDSPGAAYGYVNMGPYRGGQAESVRVPYADFNALELPEGDEHEDDFILLADVFPTGWHGTELADLQPGESIAVYGAGPVGTMAAYSAKLRGASEIYVVDRVESRLEMVEEHCDAVPINFEEDDPAERIKERHGGGVDRGVDAVGYQAIEGDREGDSPYDAARENPSIVLNHLVDTVRATGKIGVVGVYVSADPNAPEQVEQQGKLDLAFGKLFEKGLRFGTGQCDVKRYNRRLRDMIVDGVAEPSFLVSHRVSLEDAPEMYERFDEREEGVTKVLLTP from the coding sequence ATGGGAACCGACGCCGTCGTGTACCACGACCCGTACGACGTATCGGTCGAGGAAGTCGAGGACCCCGAACTGGAGGGGCCCAACGACGCGCTCGTCGAGGTGACGACGACGGCCATCTGCGGGTCGGACCTCCACATGTACGAGGGGCGGGCGGGCGCCGATCCGGGGATGGTGTTCGGCCACGAGTTCATGGGCACCGTCCGGGAGGTCGGCGAGGGGGTCGAGACCCTCTCGCCGGGGGATCGCGTGGTGCTCCCGTTCAACGTCTCGTGTGGTCACTGCCGCAACTGCGAGGCGGGGTACACCGGGTTCTGCACGAACGTGGAATCCGACTCCCCGGGAGCGGCGTACGGCTACGTGAACATGGGCCCGTACCGGGGCGGCCAGGCCGAGAGCGTACGCGTTCCGTACGCCGACTTCAACGCGCTCGAACTTCCGGAGGGCGACGAACACGAGGACGACTTCATCCTCCTCGCCGACGTGTTCCCGACGGGCTGGCACGGTACGGAACTCGCCGACCTGCAGCCCGGCGAGTCGATCGCCGTCTACGGCGCGGGGCCGGTCGGCACGATGGCCGCCTACAGCGCCAAACTCAGGGGCGCCTCGGAGATCTACGTCGTCGACCGCGTCGAGAGCCGGCTCGAGATGGTCGAGGAGCACTGCGACGCCGTCCCGATAAACTTCGAGGAAGACGACCCGGCCGAGCGGATAAAGGAACGTCACGGCGGCGGGGTGGACAGGGGCGTCGACGCCGTGGGGTACCAGGCGATCGAGGGGGACAGGGAGGGGGACAGCCCCTACGACGCCGCCCGCGAGAACCCCTCGATCGTCCTCAACCACCTCGTCGACACCGTTCGCGCGACGGGGAAGATCGGCGTCGTCGGCGTGTACGTCTCCGCGGACCCGAACGCGCCCGAACAGGTCGAGCAGCAGGGGAAACTGGACCTCGCGTTCGGGAAACTGTTCGAGAAGGGGCTGCGCTTCGGCACCGGTCAGTGTGACGTGAAGCGGTACAACCGGCGGCTCCGCGACATGATCGTCGACGGGGTCGCGGAGCCGAGCTTCCTCGTCTCACACCGCGTCTCCCTCGAGGACGCGCCGGAGATGTACGAGCGGTTCGACGAGCGCGAGGAGGGGGTCACGAAGGTCCTCCTCACGCCGTGA
- a CDS encoding HD domain-containing protein encodes MSEDAQAAAGAAGGRRYDPDAEHAFPDGKLNEVFEAIRDDPEIHTYLRAQNVNAVTRKGYNDHGAKHIEIVRNHALRLYDLLKRGGVEFNGAAQQGLAEADEAVIIALAATLHDIGHVVHRDEHAYYSIPLAADVLDRFLEQFYDTSEAVRMKGEVLHAILCHHTEEDPLTREAGVIRVADGLDMERGRSRMPYEKGGRGINTLSSQAIRHVELNPGTGENEDVPVFVDIEMVNAAGVYQVDNLLKAKLKDSLIDEYVRIVAINTKADDQLVERIEL; translated from the coding sequence ATGAGCGAGGACGCCCAGGCCGCCGCCGGCGCCGCCGGCGGGCGACGATACGATCCCGACGCCGAGCACGCCTTCCCCGACGGGAAGTTGAACGAGGTGTTCGAGGCGATCCGCGACGACCCGGAGATCCACACCTACCTGCGCGCACAGAACGTGAACGCGGTCACCCGGAAGGGGTACAACGACCACGGCGCGAAACACATCGAGATCGTCCGCAACCACGCCCTGCGGCTGTACGACCTGCTGAAACGCGGCGGCGTGGAGTTCAACGGCGCCGCCCAGCAGGGGCTCGCGGAGGCCGACGAGGCGGTCATCATCGCGCTCGCGGCCACCCTCCACGACATCGGCCACGTCGTCCACCGGGACGAGCACGCCTACTACTCGATCCCGCTCGCGGCCGACGTGCTCGACCGGTTCCTCGAGCAGTTCTACGACACGTCCGAGGCCGTCCGCATGAAGGGCGAGGTGCTCCACGCCATCCTCTGTCACCACACCGAGGAGGACCCGCTCACCCGCGAGGCGGGCGTCATCCGCGTCGCCGACGGCCTCGACATGGAGCGCGGCCGGTCCAGGATGCCCTACGAGAAGGGCGGGCGCGGGATCAACACCCTCTCCTCGCAGGCCATCCGTCACGTCGAACTCAACCCCGGCACCGGCGAGAACGAGGACGTCCCCGTGTTCGTCGACATCGAGATGGTGAACGCCGCGGGCGTCTATCAGGTCGACAACCTCCTGAAGGCGAAGCTGAAGGACTCGCTCATCGACGAGTACGTCCGCATCGTCGCCATCAACACGAAGGCCGACGACCAGCTCGTCGAGCGCATCGAGCTGTAA
- a CDS encoding NAD(P)/FAD-dependent oxidoreductase yields MSDEFDYDVVVVGGGPAGLTAALYTTRLGLDTAVFDRGGGRAAMMRDTHNVVGVTEETSGAEFLRTAREQVESYGADYERTFVEDVSARDGGNGSGLEEGDEGAGEAGFRVVAGDGEYAVRRVVLATGFSDRRPDPPLPPTGRGLHYCLHCDAYMFVDEPVYVMGAGDSAAYVAMIMLNFTDRVDVLTRGDEPTWSEDAATMLENHPVGVVHEEITGMNKDGDGWLESFEFADGTTREYRGGFPMYGSEYNADLADGLDLERTEGGTIEVDDHGRTSRDGVYAVGDLTPGHNQIPVAMGEGAKAGIAIHMDLRPFPRSTEEIERLGPVDESDVPAISPELLATAVAHEGHAAGPRTEVDAEEAAADD; encoded by the coding sequence ATGAGCGACGAGTTCGACTACGACGTCGTCGTCGTCGGCGGCGGCCCGGCGGGGCTGACCGCGGCGCTGTACACGACTCGACTGGGGCTCGACACTGCGGTCTTCGACCGCGGCGGCGGGCGCGCGGCGATGATGCGGGACACCCACAACGTCGTCGGCGTCACCGAGGAGACGAGCGGCGCCGAGTTCCTGCGGACGGCGCGCGAACAGGTGGAGTCGTACGGAGCCGACTACGAACGGACGTTCGTGGAGGACGTGTCCGCTCGCGACGGGGGGAACGGCAGCGGCCTCGAGGAGGGCGACGAGGGCGCGGGGGAAGCCGGCTTCCGCGTCGTCGCCGGTGACGGGGAGTACGCCGTCCGCAGGGTCGTGCTCGCCACCGGCTTCTCCGACCGGCGGCCGGACCCGCCGCTTCCCCCGACGGGACGGGGGCTCCACTACTGTCTCCACTGTGACGCGTACATGTTCGTCGACGAGCCGGTGTACGTGATGGGTGCGGGCGACTCCGCGGCGTACGTCGCGATGATCATGCTGAACTTCACCGACCGTGTGGACGTGCTCACGCGGGGCGACGAGCCGACGTGGAGCGAGGACGCGGCGACGATGCTGGAGAACCACCCCGTCGGCGTCGTCCACGAGGAGATCACGGGGATGAACAAGGACGGGGACGGCTGGCTGGAGTCGTTCGAGTTCGCGGACGGGACGACCCGGGAGTACCGCGGCGGGTTCCCGATGTACGGGTCGGAGTACAACGCCGACCTCGCCGACGGCCTGGACCTCGAGCGGACCGAGGGCGGCACGATCGAGGTCGACGACCACGGACGAACGAGCCGCGACGGGGTGTACGCGGTCGGCGACCTCACGCCGGGCCACAACCAGATCCCGGTCGCGATGGGCGAGGGCGCGAAGGCGGGCATCGCCATCCACATGGACCTCCGGCCGTTCCCGCGCTCGACCGAGGAGATCGAGCGGCTCGGGCCGGTGGACGAGTCGGACGTCCCGGCCATCTCGCCGGAGTTGCTGGCGACCGCTGTGGCCCACGAGGGCCACGCCGCCGGTCCCCGGACCGAGGTCGACGCGGAGGAGGCGGCCGCCGACGACTGA